The window atctatttattagaataaatttatgtatttccatgattttactattttataGGAATTAATTTGTAGGTGAAATGTGTGTGCTACACGctctaaaaataaacaaaaataaaaacgaaTTATGACACTTCAAATGAGATTGCCAACACACAACAAGGAAGCAAACATTGTCACCATAAAAGGGCATCGCTTTCCTTTCAATGTTCTCATGGACATAAGCATGGAAGATGCTGACGGAGAGGGACGTCGAGAAATCAGTGACATGTAAACTTCGTGCTTAGCTAGATGGTCAGGCGAGGTATATTTTATCTCCTGTTCTTCTTTGCTGACAAGATTGATTATCACATCAATCATTTTGTTGACAATGCCTCGGAAATTCATATAAACTTTCTGTCTGCTGTTATGGTTtacagtattttttatttgtaaatatattaaaatattttttaattttttttaatattaacatatatatatatatatatatataatttataccgTATTTTCAAACAGCACCTGAATCTAATAGTTGAGACAAGAGGTAAAATCCATCAAATTGGCTACATGCGGTCATCCAGACCTGTAAGGAAACAGGGGGTAGGATTTATTCTATTAATTCCAGAATTGaaagatgattaaaaaaaatatatattgcaaGATTCAAACAtcattatgaaatataattaattcttgCTTGAAGTAAGTCACCCACCCCCACCAACTTCTAGAACCGGAcaattgttttattgttttttgggttaGTTTATGACTGGGTGATGTGATTAAAACggtattttatgaaaatattttattaataaacgCATCATAGTTTTACACGACTCtagctgaatttttttattgaggtcctgtttttttaattgaaggatttttcttaaaattatttttaaaattttttaatgtttatttattatataaaaaacttagtcaacaaaaaatactatttaatcaaaagaaaatttatctCTATTCCaagaaagtattttatttttatttagagcatgatatatttttcagaagttacaaaaaaaatttaaaaaaatcagcactagtaagttaaatatttatgtgttaattatattaaatttgattcttaatatatatatatattgaatttttaatttttatttttaatctcatctcttaaaatctaatttgatttttatatcaactttagtccttattcttttaatttttatttgtttttcccttgtctccttttcaattgaattttttatctatcgtatttagtctttattctttttattgctgtatattttatttgaaataatttgtaaaattagatttttttaatctcattatcttttaacttttttacatGTCagattttgatctttattattttaattattatttatttatttaaaacaatttatagaattagaatttttttttcaatttcatcatcttttaactttttatctaTCGAACTTTGTCCTCGTTCTTCTAAttgatatatgttttatttaaaataatttatagaattatgatattttttaattttattattttcaacctttttatattttagattttatcctcattcgtttaataaacttgaaaagaaaatcaaaacaccaataagttatttttaaacttatttatcATGATATAGTcggatattaaaaaatattttctaacttgTTTTGTATGATAttgtcaaatattaaaaaataacttattttttagaatttattttatataaaaaattattttttaaaaataaatattttacagcCAACAATTAAGTCTTAACAactttaattataagaaaaaaaaatccacttttTAAAACGTATCAGTAAAAGTTATCACTTTGACAACACACTTCATGCTAAACACCAGAACAGCCCTTGGCTCCTTGCCTAATCCAATTCATTCTGCACGTGTCAGGTTAATCGGAGATTAGGCACTGATCCACTGAATCTAGAAGTCCTTTTGcgttaaaataacattttcttcTCGTGGGTTTTGCCTTTAATACTGCAGTTTGACAATAATGAACAGCGGGGTGCCACTAGCGCGAAGGGCTTGGCTACtttcaaaactaattaaattttatttggtaggttgatttttaaatagtttttttgtttaaaaatatattgaattgtttttttctaatttttttaaaatttgtttttaatattttctaatatcatatatataaaaattaaaaatactaaaaaactatttgaagaaaaaaattaatccttacaaaaataatttttaaacataaaaacaaaccgtACTAATTTGAGCAAATTACAACGTGCTGTAGGGATGGGCCAGAAAGATGCTTCGTCAATCACAGCAGTAAGCTGGGCTAACAGGGAACTAGACAGTGACTGGTCTCTCTGGATCTAGCACCCTATGCCccacttttttttcaaagtatcctgggcaagtaaaaaaataataatgattcgAGCATGCTACGATGTTGTGAACTCACCTGCACCTAATCTCTCCCATCACAGTCCAGTGTGGACTCAGTTCGTTCATTTCTTTAATGAAGGTTTCTACAGTGTGGTCGAAAACTTCAACGACCTCAccgtcttttatttatttttattttttgaaaaataactatgTTTGCTGAAAGTTCTGGAATAataatatagattaaaaaacatttgaaaaacaatgcaTTTTGAACACAAATActtttcataatattatttttatacacaCTTACTGTTTTAATTAGTATTCGCATCTCGAgatatatttctctcttttcaaatAGCAGTTTAgcgatattttaaaatatatttattttataaattaattaaatttaacaaaaatcaacttcgaattttataaaaaccaaaagattaaattaaatatccagtagaaaaaaaataagataaggtGATATGgagagaaatgaaagaagaaaaaaaagaaaaaatagatcattGAAAATACATCGAAGCTTCATTTTCAACACACATGGTATCACTACAAAGATTTCGATGGGATTATTCTAACAACACCTTAAAAGAACACTAAATGAGGTTGTAATTAGCCTCGAACAAAActtatgataaattataatcatGTTTGGTGGTCGTTTAATgtagtatttaaaattattttgttgaaatctTTCTAAAGATACTGAGTGTGTCGAAAGCAAAGATCTATCATATTTTTAgtggttcaattttttttagccgttgaatctttataaaattttaggttaattttttaaatatattaattaaattgaaggCATGATTTTTAAAACGTTACAAGCATCCAAGTTAATTCtaacttcttgatttttttctttttaaaataatattatttttattttttatataaaaaattaatttttcaggaTCAATCTATCCTATCAATGACTTGGAACTTGCTCTAAATTGACCTGAGTTTAAAAATTGAAAGCctaactttatttttgtataacttctttttttttctcaccttttcatattttacccgtttaagttaaattttatatatatattaagattaatataattttatttatattttatatactgtatttattttattaaatcatataaaacatgttaattttaatgtgatcacgatgaatatttatattattttttaacacacacCTTTAAGTGAAAGCTCTCtaaacttaaaattttcacagaCTCACATtctcttgtgtttaatttttattaaataaatagaaacggtgagattcaaacttgtgaccgcttggtcatcaaggttctgataccatgtcaaaaaatcaattcaaccgaaaagcttaaactgttaggtaatgtcttaagatattatttatattattttctaacatacaCTCCCAGGTGAAAATCTTTTGGGTCTGAAACTTGCACAAGCCTACATTaccttatgtttaatttttatcaaataaatagggatgatgagatttgaactcgtaacCGTTTTGTCATCAAGACactaataccatgtcaaagaaccatcttaacttaatagcttaaactgttaggtgaaattctaagatatgatttgtattattctctaacacaccccctcaagtaaaAACTCTataggcttgaaacttgcataagTCCTGATTatcttgttctttatttttatcaaataaatagagattgaGAGATTCAAATTCATGATCACTTGATTATTAAAATCCTAAcaccatattaaaaaactattttaatctaataacttaaattatttaataattttaaaatataatttatattatactctaataataatatttaccgATTAGCATTACAGCCGAATCCAACAAGAGATTTTTTCCCGATAGACTTGAGATTAGACAAATCCCCGTGTTTTTAAAGATCAGTACACAGGCTCTCCAGTCTTCAatggtgagattttttttaaaaaaaattatgcacatCGGTGGAATAATTTACTCATCCATTCAATTCAAAGTGGAGTTCATGTACAGTTATTgtaacaaattcaatttttatacgAGTGAAAGGAGTACTGTATGCCGAAGCATCTAATATTTTTACATGAAGAATAGTAAAATTCAGGCATAGTTTATTacattttatagcttttttgaATATTACTTCAACATCTTACAGCTAACAAGATATCATTGAATGCTTGCCAGTGTTGCTATCATACGCAGACCCTTAAAAttcacaaatattaaataaaaaaattcaggaaAAAATCACAACTTTTTGAAAACTCTGAGAAACAttcgtaaaaaaaattaaaaagaaagaaagaaaagggttcATTCTTGTACCATAACAATTCCACTTTTGATAATTAAGAAGAATTCCAATTTGAAAATACAACCTTGTACCAAAAATCTCTAAATAAATCAAGCAATGGATCCAAATTGTAAAACAAACACATATACACATATGCCCAAAAGAGAAACGAGTTTTtctgttaaaaaagaaaaaaaaaatgaaatacgAACGAGTCTTTACTTACAAGTAATTgtaaaggaaagggaaaaaaaaacacaaaaaactcaTGAGTTTTAACgttctattttccttttctcgCTAGAATTAAAAGACCAATCTTCAACTCTCACTTCGTCCGGCCTGGACACAAAGtgaaatgtttatatatatatcttgccATTCGTTTTCCTCCATTTCCTTCCTCTTAATATGAGGAGAGAAACTTACAATTGAGgacttatttataaataatatcaaatataggGACGAAATAAACTTTTTTCCGAAAATTAAAGACCGAAACAAAAAATTGGGGCAAACTATTTCTTACCAGGATGAGCTCTGTTATTATGGGCGGGTATGGCCATGTTTTGGGTAAAAATTAAGAGACTGATCTCTTAGCATACATGGACCGGACATCCAACAGAGATCGGTACAGCACATCATACAAGCAATGTGGTCCATCTTCATCCTCTCGGTCTCTCCTAACTGGGATGTCCAGAGTAATAAAAGGCCCGAATCAGGCACCGAAATCGGTCACTTTagcattgttattattattattttaatttggacTTCACTGGTTcgtgttgaaaaaaaaaaaaaagataaaatgttTTAGATTAAAAGTGtgtgaataaatatatttttaaaaataatttttttaaaaaaatataaaaactcgtGATTCAAATTTCAAACCATAACgttaataacatgtctaatcgTTTTCCAATGGATTTAGAGGAGTTTTGCCTGTAAATCCTTGGGCAGGTTTTTTCTTACCAGACGACACAGTTAGGTgtattcatgaaaattttacACAAACAGAAATAGTCCAACTAAGACTTGGTACGATTACTAAGAACTCTACTTTGAAAAGAAATCTAAGCTGGGGCTGGTCTGGTCACAGAAGGGGTGCTTTACTAGGACTTCAACAACATACAATTGTTCAAAACAAAAGAGGGATAGGATACCTGCTTCGAATGATGCAAGGGATGAATCCATCCGAGAAAACAAATCCCTCttctcattgaaaaaaaaacgagtCACTCCTACCCTCATCCAAAGGTCATAATCCTCCCATCAcagcaataataaaaattcaaatccacCCTTCGAATCACTTCTCCTGTATCCCAACCCGACAACCAAAAGTTTGAGTGGGAGAGAGAGAATCAGGCCTTTTACACCCGGACTAGTCCAATTCACCACAGCCAACGCGTTGCTTCCGCGCATGGAATCGTTTTGAACATCCCATGAAAGCTGAGCCCACTTGAGTTCTAATCAACTCAAAACTCTTGCTTAATTCAAACGACCCCCTTTTTCAACAACCAACATTAGCTTAATTTAATTGCCGCAGAAAACCCCTGATAGGCTTACACTAATCTCGGTAATTAAGAACCTAATACACAAGTATGGTATAAGTAATATTCTTCTCCTATAAATTTTATGCAAAGGAAAATGGTGCTGATTCTTTGGAGCTCAAAAGGGAACTCAATAATTCACCCCCCCACCCTTTTTTCCCCCACGAAACAGTGATGCAATCGTACAAGAGTcctgatttttgtttctttctatgATCTCTATAAATACCCACCAAGTATAAGCCCTTCCTTTGCTCTCAAACCATCCTCTTCATCCTTCGTATTTTCTTTGAGCCCTTAAGAGTTCTGGCATGGGGTCGATCCCTAAGAACCCCCACGCCGGTGTTCTATTGGGTGCGCCGGGTGTTAAGGGAAAAAGGGTCACGGCCATATCAAAAAATGGCCTGACTGAATTTATGCTGTCAATAATCtccaaaaaacaagaaaccaaaGAGCCCTTTTACGTCCTTGATTTAGGAGAGGTCACTGCCCTCATGGACAAGTGGACACTGTCTCTTCCCATGGTACGCCCTTTCTACGCCGTCAAGTGCAATCCTGACCCGGCTCTCCTTGGTTCGTTGGCGGCTCTTGGCTCAAACTTTGATTGTGCAAGCCGGGCCGAGATCGAATCCGTTCTATCCCTCGGAGTTTCTCCGAATCGGATCGTCTATGCGAATCCGTGCAAGCAAGAATCCCACATCAAATACGCTGCAAGTGTGGGTGTTAATTTAACTACTTTTGATTCAAAGGAAGAGCTTGACAAGATTCGGAAATGGCATTCGAAGTGTGCATTGCTCATTCGGATTAAAGCCCCTGATGACAGTGGAGCGAGGTGTCCCTTAGGTCCCAAATATGGCGCACTTCCTGAAGAAGTCACGCCTCTTCTCCAAGCCGCTCAAACCGCTCGGCTCAATGTAGTTGGTGTTTCTTTCCACATAGGAAGCGGAGCCACACGCTCTCGAGCATACAAAGGAGCCATAGCTTCGGCTAAATCTGTATTTGAAGCCGCAGTTCGTCTTGGCATGCCTAGAATGAAGATACTAAACATTGGCGGCGGCTTCACGGCCGGATCCCAGTTCGATGAAGCAGCAACAGCAATCAAATCCGCCCTCCAAACTTATTTCCCAAACGAACCGGGCTTGACAGTCATTTCTGAGCCGGGCCGGTTTTTTGCTGAGTCGGCTTTCACGCTAGCCACCAACATTATAGGAAAACGTGTCAGAGGTGACTTAAGAGAGTATTGGATTAATGACGGTATTTACGGCTCCATGAACTGTATTTTATACGATCATGCAACTATCACCTGCACGCCTCTGGCTTGCAATTCCAATCATGCGAATCTCACGTGCAAAGGGTTAAGAGCTTACAGCTCGACGGTTTTTGGACCAACGTGTGATGCTCTTGACACGGTTTTGACGGGTCACCAGTTGCCGGAACTGCAGATTAATGACTGGCTTGTCTTCCCTAACATGGGTGCTTATACGGCAGCTGCCGGGTCAAGTTTCAACGGGTTCAACACAGCAGCCATTGTGACACACCTTGCCTCCTCGAATATGAACTAGCAGAATGTTGGTTGGTGTGGGGGAATAAAaggttgctttttttctttttcttttttcatttttgtctcTCTGGTAACCCAGAAAATCTTTAAATAGAGAGTTGACCCGTATTCGTATATGGAATAAAATCATgtactatatattaatttttaatacagTCACTTTTCTCTATGTAATCACATTGCTCTTGcattagaatattattttgactttttttcccttgaataatgctttgaaacaCACaacgttttttttatgaatacaaTAAATGATCAGGAAGCTACATTAAAATACCACCACGGTatgtatttctatttttttgcactacttattttctttatatgatAATCACAAATAATTTATTCCATTAAGAcagattatatatattgataataattaaatattgttgTGAAACCTGCACAGCAATAATACTGAATATTGGACGTTGACATAAGGATGGTGaacttttattttactatatgtTAAGTTACATGTatatactatatatttatagtaGATTCTTACCGCCACAAAGGTAttagtaatttttaataatacctGGTGTGCTTTGCTCTGCTTTATTTCGGTAGTTGTTTATGAGATGCGTCAcacaacaaatatatatatatatatatatatatatatatatatatatatatatatatatatatatatatatatatatagagagagagagagagagagagagagagagagagagagagagagagattcttagGATCAATGCAGTGAATATTGAACCCACTCTGGCATCTTTTGCACCATTAAGAGGTGGATTGATTTGGATTGTATCCATCATTTACAAAGCATGAAtcgttttatttgtttttatattttaatttttttttaaaaaataatttttttagcttcaaattaatatttatttaatttttttagatcattttaatgcgttaatgtcaaaaataatttttttaaaataaaaaatatattattttaatatatttttaataaaaaatattttaaaaaataaccacaattaTATTTTCAGTCACGTGCGAATCAAGTAGGAACTAGAAAGCTGTATGTATATACTGTaatgtatttttcaaagaaTCTGGATAGAAAAAGCGATGGTTTTGCAACcacataatttaattacttaattTCTGCATTTTCCCATTACTGTACTTTCGTATATTCCTTTCAAATCTCCAAAAGCGAAAACTATAACTAAAGaacctatgtttttttttaataaaaaacaatattgttttcagttttttttcctagttgAATTAGCatcgttttaaatttttatttttttaaattatagctTGAATTTATTAGTTAACTCTTCGGTTACCCGCAACTCTAATCTTATACCGTGTTAGGTTTTATAACCATGGTAAAAACACAACATGATTTTTGCCAGAAATTTCTCTATCcccaagaaaattaatttactaacACTGAATTTTTCTTACAAGCTAAGTTGTTGATTCATAAACGAAGAACTATGGATCCTGTATAAAGCCCACACTTGTTCACTTCGGGCCTCGAAGAGGCCATTGTAGCCCAAACATGTCGAGTTTAGCCCATAAAATATGGTCCAATACTGAAACCCAACTCGACACCACCGCCAAACAAAACCCATTGGTCCAGAAACTCTGCCGAATAATTAATATCTCCCCTCCCTCACCACTCTGCAGTTTCGACAGGTGTCtccatagaagaaaaaaaaatcactcacGTCTCTTCATCACCATGGAAACTCTGAGCTCCTCTGCAGCAATCGTCTCATCCTCCTCTTCTCCTCTATCCTTCTTCTCTCCAAAACGAAAGGAATTGAATTCCCCTCCTAGACTCCTCCGATTCCACACCTCTTCAAAAAGTAAGTCTCGTTTCTCTCTCTccgattcctacaattaatttttattttttataagtgaattgaattctttttatcGATTCAGAGGATAACAAAGATTCGGATCTCCAATCCAACTCTAATGATTCCAGCATCGTCCCTCTCTTCAACAACCCCACGCTCTCCAAGGTACAtaaatttatctctttttttttcttaatttgatgtCAAATTGGTAAATTGATGCTTTTGTTGGGGTAATTTGGGAATTAGGATGCGGCGATGGGATTGGTATTGAGCGCGGCATCTGTGAGAGGATGGACTACAGGTTCAGGCATGGAAGGACCTTCAGTGCCAGCTGGAGCCGAGGACGGATCCAATACGGAGAAGGTCTCGACTCTCCCGTGGTCTCTCTTCACGAAATCACCACGTAGGCGAATGCGCGTGGCGTTTACTTGCAATGTTTGTGGTCAGAGAACTACTCGCGCTATAAATCCCCATGCTTACACTGACGGCACC is drawn from Populus nigra chromosome 5, ddPopNigr1.1, whole genome shotgun sequence and contains these coding sequences:
- the LOC133693303 gene encoding ornithine decarboxylase-like; this translates as MGSIPKNPHAGVLLGAPGVKGKRVTAISKNGLTEFMLSIISKKQETKEPFYVLDLGEVTALMDKWTLSLPMVRPFYAVKCNPDPALLGSLAALGSNFDCASRAEIESVLSLGVSPNRIVYANPCKQESHIKYAASVGVNLTTFDSKEELDKIRKWHSKCALLIRIKAPDDSGARCPLGPKYGALPEEVTPLLQAAQTARLNVVGVSFHIGSGATRSRAYKGAIASAKSVFEAAVRLGMPRMKILNIGGGFTAGSQFDEAATAIKSALQTYFPNEPGLTVISEPGRFFAESAFTLATNIIGKRVRGDLREYWINDGIYGSMNCILYDHATITCTPLACNSNHANLTCKGLRAYSSTVFGPTCDALDTVLTGHQLPELQINDWLVFPNMGAYTAAAGSSFNGFNTAAIVTHLASSNMN
- the LOC133694207 gene encoding uncharacterized protein LOC133694207; this encodes MSSLAHKIWSNTETQLDTTAKQNPLVQKLCRIINISPPSPLCSFDRCLHRRKKNHSRLFITMETLSSSAAIVSSSSSPLSFFSPKRKELNSPPRLLRFHTSSKKDNKDSDLQSNSNDSSIVPLFNNPTLSKDAAMGLVLSAASVRGWTTGSGMEGPSVPAGAEDGSNTEKVSTLPWSLFTKSPRRRMRVAFTCNVCGQRTTRAINPHAYTDGTVFVQCCGCNVFHKLVDNLNLFHEMKCYVNPSFNYRDAKWDGGFKLFDMDDDDHHQDQDGGGDMFPM